The Nitrospira sp. KM1 genome includes a window with the following:
- a CDS encoding dihydrofolate reductase family protein: MRKVIVGAMVSMDGVMQAPGGPEEDPTGGFKFGGWVAPLGDDPVFGEALGKLFGGPFDLLLGRRTYEIFAAYWPYAEGGPSDDIAKTFNRITKYVATRKGVDLTWKGSVAMRDAAKDVAKLKQEDGPVLLTQGSTELVHALLAAGLVDEIHTFTFPLLLGKGKRLFGDDSQPRAFKLTHSSVSSNGLIAATYVRDGEVKTATVGGEVEPSATELARREKLKREGQGV; encoded by the coding sequence ATGAGAAAGGTGATTGTCGGCGCGATGGTTTCAATGGACGGCGTGATGCAGGCTCCCGGCGGACCGGAGGAAGACCCCACCGGCGGCTTCAAGTTCGGCGGGTGGGTTGCTCCACTGGGGGACGATCCGGTTTTCGGCGAAGCACTTGGAAAGTTGTTCGGCGGGCCGTTCGACCTGCTGCTCGGACGGCGCACCTACGAGATCTTCGCCGCGTACTGGCCCTATGCCGAAGGCGGGCCGTCCGACGACATCGCCAAGACCTTCAACCGGATCACCAAGTACGTTGCGACGCGCAAAGGCGTGGACCTGACCTGGAAAGGCTCAGTGGCGATGCGCGACGCCGCCAAGGATGTCGCGAAACTGAAACAGGAAGACGGCCCCGTGCTCCTCACCCAAGGCAGCACAGAGCTTGTGCATGCGTTGCTGGCCGCCGGCCTCGTCGACGAGATCCACACGTTCACCTTTCCTCTGCTGCTGGGCAAGGGCAAACGGCTGTTCGGCGACGACAGCCAGCCGCGCGCGTTCAAACTGACGCACAGCTCCGTCTCGTCGAATGGGCTCATCGCCGCGACGTACGTGCGCGATGGCGAGGTGAAGACAGCCACCGTCGGGGGCGAGGTCGAACCCTCGGCCACCGAGCTGGCGCGCCGCGAGAAGCTGAAGCGTGAAGGCCAGGGTGTGTGA
- a CDS encoding type II toxin-antitoxin system Phd/YefM family antitoxin: MAHLPASKARQGFADTINRAAYGKERVVVRRRGKEIAAVVPIDDLRLLEELEDRIDLADARAALAEIKKKGATPFDKILKDIGL, encoded by the coding sequence ATGGCACATCTTCCCGCCAGTAAGGCAAGACAAGGCTTTGCAGATACCATTAATAGAGCAGCTTATGGGAAAGAGCGCGTGGTGGTGCGCCGAAGGGGAAAAGAAATTGCCGCCGTAGTGCCAATCGATGACTTGCGGCTCCTGGAGGAATTAGAAGATCGGATCGATCTCGCGGATGCCCGCGCCGCCCTGGCTGAAATCAAGAAGAAGGGTGCAACGCCGTTCGATAAGATCCTCAAAGACATTGGTCTATAG
- a CDS encoding type II toxin-antitoxin system RelE/ParE family toxin, whose protein sequence is MAHSILLAPPAERQLRSLPLAIQKRLVKRIKTLQNNPRPPGVKNLADEDDLYRIHEADYRIVYTVQDKELIALVVKISDRKEAYRLQ, encoded by the coding sequence ATGGCTCACTCGATCCTCCTCGCCCCGCCTGCCGAACGCCAGCTTCGATCTCTTCCCTTGGCAATTCAGAAACGCCTCGTCAAACGCATAAAGACCTTGCAGAACAATCCTCGTCCACCTGGCGTGAAGAACCTCGCTGATGAAGACGATTTGTACCGCATTCACGAAGCCGACTACCGGATTGTCTATACGGTTCAAGACAAAGAACTGATTGCCCTTGTCGTGAAGATCAGCGACCGCAAAGAAGCCTACCGCTTACAATGA
- a CDS encoding CoA transferase produces the protein MGITQVQRLSAGALKPLAALVDDLGLAAHFQGDAMLNGIDPVIRSPHRLGEASGTAQLLIGIAGAAVWHARTGKKTDIAIDIIDALHYLHPTHFVQQQGQPILVDAEHVEVNDIFLCRDNRHVMLEAGPPYMKLLKGYLNFFDCGNSKKSFAREVAKWDSEKLETAMATAGLPACRAFSREEWLAHPQGAALGQVPVIEIEKIADGKPVPFQTPALSPLQGVRVLDFTHVLAGPRSTRTLAEYGADVLHISSPAYPDTFAQHIGVDVGKRCAYLDLRNADDLVTMKRLAARADVFTNTYRPGVNARFGLLPAQLAAASERGIVCMTANAYGHSGPWAERPGFDQNGQVASGFAWKEGEPHKPRFSPVFYLGDLMTGYFAAAGMMAALLRRSTEGGSYHVTLSLTRSAMWVQELGFLETTRQASLPERDSYPARMTSIDSVYGKVSFLAPPLTFSNLALPNASRLSPYGADVPEWPA, from the coding sequence ATGGGAATAACCCAGGTGCAACGCCTCTCCGCCGGAGCGCTTAAACCACTTGCCGCCCTCGTCGATGACCTCGGCCTTGCCGCCCACTTCCAGGGCGATGCGATGTTGAACGGTATCGATCCAGTGATCCGTTCGCCGCACCGGCTCGGCGAAGCATCGGGAACGGCTCAGTTGCTCATCGGAATCGCAGGCGCCGCCGTCTGGCATGCGCGTACGGGCAAGAAGACCGACATCGCGATCGACATCATCGACGCGCTGCACTATCTGCATCCGACGCATTTCGTCCAGCAGCAGGGCCAGCCGATCCTCGTCGACGCGGAGCATGTCGAAGTCAACGACATATTCCTCTGCCGCGATAATCGCCATGTGATGCTTGAAGCCGGCCCACCCTACATGAAGCTGCTCAAGGGGTACTTGAATTTCTTTGATTGTGGCAACAGCAAGAAATCCTTTGCCCGCGAGGTCGCCAAGTGGGATTCGGAGAAACTGGAAACAGCCATGGCAACGGCCGGTCTTCCTGCGTGCCGCGCCTTCAGCCGCGAGGAATGGCTCGCGCATCCGCAAGGCGCCGCCCTGGGCCAGGTACCGGTCATCGAGATCGAAAAGATCGCCGACGGCAAACCGGTGCCGTTCCAAACCCCCGCCCTGTCGCCATTACAAGGTGTTCGTGTTTTGGACTTCACGCACGTGTTGGCGGGTCCCCGCAGCACCCGAACACTTGCTGAATATGGTGCGGATGTGCTGCATATCAGTTCTCCTGCCTATCCCGACACTTTCGCCCAGCATATCGGCGTCGATGTCGGTAAGCGATGCGCCTACCTCGATCTGCGCAATGCCGACGATCTGGTGACGATGAAGCGGTTAGCGGCACGGGCGGACGTCTTCACCAACACGTACCGTCCCGGGGTGAATGCACGCTTCGGGCTATTGCCGGCGCAACTGGCCGCAGCGAGCGAACGCGGCATCGTCTGCATGACGGCTAACGCCTATGGTCATTCAGGACCGTGGGCCGAGCGGCCGGGTTTTGATCAGAATGGGCAAGTCGCTTCCGGTTTTGCTTGGAAGGAGGGGGAGCCACACAAACCCCGTTTCTCGCCGGTCTTCTACCTGGGCGACCTCATGACCGGCTATTTCGCGGCAGCCGGCATGATGGCCGCGTTACTCCGCCGGTCTACTGAAGGCGGATCCTATCACGTAACGCTTTCACTCACGCGGAGCGCGATGTGGGTACAGGAACTGGGCTTCCTCGAAACCACCAGACAGGCGTCCTTACCGGAACGGGACAGCTACCCGGCTAGAATGACATCCATTGATTCGGTCTATGGCAAGGTGTCGTTCCTTGCCCCGCCTCTCACCTTTAGCAATCTGGCACTGCCAAATGCATCAAGGCTCTCGCCGTATGGGGCTGACGTGCCGGAATGGCCGGCGTAG
- a CDS encoding dihydrofolate reductase family protein gives MSKLRVHNFTISLDGYAAGPDQSTDNPLGVGGEALHDWFIATRTFREIHGGGSGTTGIDNDFAARGVVNIGAWIMGRNMFGPIRGPWPDYTWKGWWGNDPPFHAPVFVLTHHSRPSIEMDGGTTFHFVTDDIHGGLERAAEAAKGRDIVLGGGVATIRQYLIARLIDEMHLAISPILLGSGEHLLGGIDASKLGYRCTEHVPTANVTHVVLTKN, from the coding sequence ATGTCTAAACTTCGTGTTCACAACTTCACCATATCACTCGACGGTTATGCTGCCGGTCCCGATCAGAGCACGGACAATCCTCTCGGAGTCGGAGGTGAAGCGCTCCACGATTGGTTCATCGCAACGCGCACGTTTCGAGAGATCCACGGGGGTGGGAGCGGGACGACAGGGATCGATAACGACTTCGCGGCGCGCGGTGTGGTGAATATTGGAGCATGGATCATGGGCCGAAACATGTTCGGCCCAATCCGAGGACCTTGGCCCGACTATACATGGAAGGGGTGGTGGGGTAACGACCCGCCATTTCACGCCCCGGTTTTCGTCCTGACCCACCATTCCCGACCATCCATAGAGATGGACGGTGGAACCACGTTTCACTTTGTCACGGATGACATCCACGGTGGGCTTGAACGCGCCGCCGAAGCTGCCAAGGGTCGAGACATCGTGCTTGGAGGCGGCGTGGCGACTATCCGGCAATATCTCATCGCCCGACTCATCGACGAGATGCACCTTGCGATTTCTCCAATCCTTCTGGGTTCTGGGGAACATCTTCTTGGCGGTATCGACGCTTCAAAGCTTGGGTACCGGTGTACTGAACACGTTCCCACGGCGAATGTCACACACGTGGTGCTCACGAAGAACTGA
- a CDS encoding flagellar brake protein, with translation MAGRERREYYRINVTLPIRIQRELDQKEGAFVEKSVNLSGGGISVIITEVYQPDDILAVALHLPDDILFTAFVEVLRVDPLPYPGGTYRLHARFVRMPAADREVLIRHIMRFQRDHLQDHYSS, from the coding sequence ATGGCCGGCAGAGAGCGCCGGGAGTACTATCGCATCAATGTCACGCTGCCGATCCGCATTCAGCGGGAGTTGGACCAGAAGGAGGGCGCGTTCGTCGAAAAGTCGGTCAACCTGAGCGGCGGCGGCATCAGCGTGATAATCACCGAGGTCTATCAACCCGACGACATCCTTGCCGTCGCATTACATCTCCCGGACGACATCCTCTTCACCGCCTTCGTCGAAGTCCTGCGGGTCGATCCTCTTCCCTATCCGGGCGGGACGTATCGCTTGCATGCCCGCTTCGTGCGCATGCCGGCTGCTGACCGTGAAGTCTTGATCCGACACATCATGCGGTTCCAACGCGACCATCTGCAGGACCACTACTCGTCCTAA
- a CDS encoding HEAT repeat domain-containing protein, whose protein sequence is MHGVRQDVAVTQPLSFALVFILMALPTLPAMAEDLPSDVGSRHELVPSDQRTIYLNVDATSYRTRGRVSFGFVPTLKSKLAAYGYTATLEHDARHALTLTIQYRETRGQQISLDLYGTDISCAMILSGLEKDHLLDLAVRESPDYAGMITAPYVEVVDKFQSNPYFYFLPDLIQASTTSGLDATAGLIAALERALYSAKPAATPLDTLVSPAETFSDMDDHFSSAASQRTIEELGRLQDRRATDLLIKLTGHPDHAIRLAAVRALENFSVPAISAVITQVAQEDTDVSVREAAKAALNWLPASVGHEHQR, encoded by the coding sequence ATGCATGGGGTGAGACAAGATGTCGCCGTCACACAGCCTCTGAGTTTTGCCCTTGTCTTTATCCTGATGGCTCTCCCGACTCTGCCAGCGATGGCCGAAGATTTGCCGTCCGACGTTGGATCGCGTCACGAGCTGGTGCCATCCGATCAACGAACCATATATCTGAATGTCGATGCAACGTCTTACCGAACTCGCGGCCGCGTCTCCTTCGGCTTCGTTCCGACACTGAAATCCAAGCTTGCTGCCTACGGCTATACCGCTACGCTGGAGCATGACGCCCGGCATGCTCTTACGCTCACGATTCAATATCGTGAAACTCGCGGGCAACAGATTTCACTCGACTTGTACGGCACTGATATCTCCTGTGCCATGATTCTCAGTGGTCTTGAGAAAGATCACCTGCTCGACCTTGCGGTGCGGGAGTCCCCCGATTACGCCGGCATGATTACGGCTCCATATGTCGAGGTAGTCGATAAATTTCAGTCAAATCCCTATTTTTATTTCCTCCCTGACCTGATCCAAGCAAGCACCACTTCGGGACTCGATGCCACTGCAGGTCTCATTGCGGCACTGGAACGAGCATTGTATTCGGCAAAGCCTGCGGCGACGCCATTGGATACGCTCGTGTCGCCGGCCGAGACATTTTCCGACATGGACGACCACTTCTCGTCTGCCGCGTCACAACGGACCATTGAAGAATTGGGCCGGCTACAGGATCGTCGAGCGACGGACCTCTTGATCAAATTGACCGGACATCCAGATCATGCAATACGGCTGGCAGCGGTACGTGCGCTGGAGAATTTTTCCGTCCCGGCCATCTCGGCTGTCATCACTCAGGTTGCGCAAGAGGACACGGATGTTTCCGTACGGGAAGCTGCAAAGGCTGCTCTAAATTGGCTTCCTGCATCCGTAGGCCATGAGCATCAAAGATAA
- a CDS encoding translation initiation factor, with translation MKEKKYIPTSDEVFTWKSPFAGLKEAIPPSTPTNPPARNLTTTPAAAPKRNRGRVDVIRSTAHRGGKTVTVVTGFVGISQTEKERLAKEMQKSCGAGGTVKEGRIEIQGDHRDTVAGILVNAGFRPVFAGG, from the coding sequence ATGAAGGAGAAGAAATACATTCCCACGAGTGATGAGGTGTTTACATGGAAGAGTCCGTTCGCGGGGCTGAAGGAAGCGATACCGCCGTCCACGCCAACCAATCCACCTGCTCGCAATCTAACTACTACTCCGGCAGCAGCGCCAAAAAGAAATCGTGGCCGAGTGGATGTCATTCGTTCGACCGCGCATCGGGGCGGCAAGACCGTGACAGTTGTCACAGGATTTGTCGGTATCAGTCAGACCGAGAAAGAGCGTCTGGCGAAAGAAATGCAAAAGTCCTGTGGTGCTGGAGGCACGGTGAAGGAAGGGCGGATCGAGATTCAAGGAGATCACCGTGACACCGTCGCGGGCATTTTGGTCAATGCGGGCTTCCGTCCCGTCTTCGCCGGTGGTTGA
- a CDS encoding Ig-like domain-containing protein, with translation MRKLLLVLAIASISVSCSGGEVGVGSGGTAPTAPVSTTVSGMVTAPGGTIALNKRPSFWDSFESEAYAAIAGLGPVPDGTIVQLARFSANGTGFSVITTTTISGGRYSFNLAGLGLQPATDLIVRVAGSNGREMRAFVVGTAADISPVSEATCQLVIQALGDGLLSNYTLQEVSDITGAVGSIALSQNIGNAVTVAEVVALVKSAVDSNSSVMSFIANAAKGGESTQGTSDVGNFFPFEQGNIWRYRGRTSSLLGVTNYDTTVLVSGQGPSPISGINSTIFFETNSQGANREGRHYDVKGPTGVVSHGSDDPNDSLTRQLVPYQSVRFPLTPGTSIVLLERTGLNWGNDEDGDGRNEMFSFKLFQNVLTMEPLTVPAGTFIDSLHIEFKAVFVVSFTRGGQATLTQTNSDWHAPGVGKVKEVISVQIDGGTSETVLTEELEGYVVNGYGSGLRIEVKPSSVSMRVGEENTLQATAFDMSNNQVVGLPYMWLSSDPSIATVRQDGTLLGIGKGTATVTALLGALKSNSVPVTVSDVKVLQLATNDLAYDNVSRKLYASVPGTHGRIATIDPVTGSVSQSAVVGDEPDRLAISDDGQFLYVSIDNENAVRRLTLPALTADLTVPLANMAPVTHPGEFLCGKDMKVVPGNARTVVVAIARHPIASGSCAFNEPDGAAVYEDGTMLPNTMTGSSSVHRLEFSNSPSLLFGLGTFSPGSLSRLSLTASGLSLIDSNRLTNWPGRDFKFLDDVVYTASGDVISATTYSVVGSFTNTGAYSIRPDGNSKQLFAVTVAGTYDSVATIQAFDLNTLTLKSALDIPNLGIPVMAQYPRFTSLVRWGTDGLAFRTSSNEVVIVRSPLVSP, from the coding sequence ATGCGGAAACTCCTGCTGGTTCTTGCTATCGCGAGCATATCGGTTTCATGTTCCGGTGGCGAAGTTGGCGTTGGCAGCGGAGGAACTGCGCCGACGGCGCCTGTCTCAACGACGGTTTCTGGAATGGTAACGGCGCCAGGGGGCACCATTGCATTAAACAAACGGCCTTCCTTTTGGGACTCGTTCGAGTCAGAGGCGTACGCAGCTATTGCCGGGCTAGGTCCGGTGCCAGACGGCACGATAGTTCAGCTCGCCCGATTCAGTGCGAACGGGACCGGGTTTTCCGTTATTACGACCACCACGATATCCGGTGGACGGTACTCGTTTAATTTGGCCGGATTGGGTTTGCAGCCGGCGACCGATTTGATTGTTCGGGTTGCTGGCTCCAATGGGAGAGAAATGCGTGCGTTTGTGGTTGGAACGGCAGCCGACATCAGTCCGGTATCGGAAGCGACCTGTCAACTCGTCATACAGGCACTTGGCGATGGGTTGCTCTCTAATTACACGCTGCAGGAGGTTTCAGATATCACCGGGGCAGTTGGATCCATCGCCTTGTCCCAGAACATTGGAAACGCCGTCACTGTTGCTGAAGTAGTGGCTCTCGTGAAATCCGCAGTTGACTCAAATTCGAGCGTAATGTCCTTTATTGCGAATGCAGCGAAAGGTGGGGAGTCGACTCAGGGGACCTCTGACGTCGGGAACTTTTTCCCGTTCGAGCAAGGCAACATCTGGCGTTATAGGGGCAGGACCTCATCTCTCCTCGGAGTTACCAACTACGACACAACTGTGCTTGTTTCAGGACAAGGACCTTCTCCGATTAGCGGAATAAATAGCACCATATTTTTTGAAACGAATAGCCAGGGAGCAAATCGGGAGGGGAGGCATTATGACGTTAAAGGGCCCACGGGGGTTGTCTCGCACGGTAGTGACGATCCCAACGACAGCCTTACACGTCAATTGGTTCCATATCAATCTGTACGTTTCCCCCTGACTCCTGGGACCAGCATAGTTCTGCTTGAGAGAACCGGGCTGAACTGGGGAAATGATGAAGACGGTGATGGACGCAATGAGATGTTTAGCTTCAAATTGTTTCAAAACGTACTGACTATGGAACCTCTAACAGTACCAGCGGGAACGTTTATCGATAGTTTGCACATTGAGTTCAAGGCAGTCTTTGTCGTGAGTTTTACCAGAGGTGGTCAAGCTACCCTCACTCAAACGAATTCCGATTGGCATGCACCGGGTGTCGGAAAGGTCAAAGAAGTGATATCGGTGCAGATTGATGGCGGCACGTCAGAGACTGTGTTAACCGAAGAACTCGAGGGCTATGTTGTCAATGGATATGGAAGCGGGTTACGAATTGAAGTCAAACCCTCATCGGTATCCATGCGTGTCGGAGAAGAGAACACTCTCCAGGCAACAGCATTTGACATGTCGAATAATCAGGTCGTCGGGTTGCCTTATATGTGGCTATCGTCAGACCCATCAATCGCTACAGTCCGGCAAGACGGGACATTATTGGGTATAGGAAAAGGCACGGCGACGGTCACCGCATTGCTGGGCGCGCTCAAGAGCAATAGTGTTCCGGTTACAGTCAGCGATGTAAAGGTCTTACAGTTAGCAACAAACGACCTAGCATACGATAATGTATCGAGAAAACTCTACGCTTCTGTCCCAGGGACACATGGTCGAATCGCTACGATAGATCCTGTGACCGGCTCGGTAAGCCAATCGGCAGTAGTCGGTGATGAACCTGATCGCCTGGCGATTTCTGACGATGGTCAGTTCCTCTATGTGAGCATCGACAATGAAAACGCCGTCAGGCGTCTGACATTGCCCGCACTGACTGCGGATCTAACGGTTCCCTTGGCCAACATGGCTCCAGTGACTCATCCTGGAGAATTTCTGTGTGGTAAAGATATGAAAGTGGTGCCAGGCAACGCACGAACAGTCGTGGTCGCAATCGCAAGACATCCAATTGCCTCTGGGTCCTGCGCGTTCAACGAGCCTGATGGAGCGGCCGTCTATGAAGATGGCACGATGCTCCCGAATACGATGACTGGTTCCTCATCTGTTCATCGTCTTGAATTCTCAAACTCGCCGTCCCTCTTATTTGGATTGGGGACATTTAGTCCAGGCTCGCTCTCCCGGCTATCCCTGACAGCATCTGGTCTGTCATTGATAGACTCCAACAGGTTGACGAACTGGCCGGGACGCGATTTTAAGTTTCTTGATGATGTAGTCTATACAGCGAGCGGAGATGTGATCAGTGCGACGACTTATTCGGTGGTTGGTTCCTTTACCAATACTGGAGCCTACAGCATCCGACCGGATGGAAATTCAAAACAACTGTTTGCTGTAACAGTGGCGGGCACCTATGATTCGGTGGCAACGATTCAGGCATTCGATCTGAACACGCTTACGCTTAAGAGTGCATTAGATATTCCGAATCTGGGGATCCCGGTGATGGCGCAATATCCTCGGTTCACAAGTTTAGTGAGGTGGGGAACCGACGGTCTTGCATTTCGCACTTCTTCAAATGAAGTCGTCATCGTCCGATCTCCTCTGGTAAGTCCTTGA
- a CDS encoding PilZ domain-containing protein: MAGRERREYSRTLPIRIQRELDQKEGALVEQSVNLSGISVIITEVYQPDDILAVALHLPDDSLFTAFVEVLRVDPLPYPGGTHRLHARFVRMPAADREVLIRHIMRFQRHHLQDHYSS, from the coding sequence ATGGCCGGCAGAGAGCGCCGGGAGTACTCTCGCACGCTGCCGATCCGCATTCAGCGGGAGTTGGACCAGAAGGAAGGCGCGCTTGTCGAACAGTCGGTCAACCTGAGCGGCATCAGCGTGATAATCACCGAGGTCTATCAACCCGACGACATCCTTGCCGTCGCATTACATCTCCCGGACGACAGCCTCTTCACCGCCTTCGTCGAAGTCCTGCGGGTCGATCCTCTTCCCTATCCGGGCGGGACGCATCGCTTGCACGCCCGCTTCGTGCGCATGCCGGCTGCTGACCGTGAAGTCTTGATCCGCCACATCATGCGGTTCCAACGCCACCATTTGCAGGACCACTACTCCTCCTAA